Proteins encoded together in one Vulcanisaeta thermophila window:
- a CDS encoding cobalamin biosynthesis protein, which yields MNYDYALIPIATLLLSVPMDLILGEPRGPLLRIHPVVLTGTLARRLFKPRGRLYGVFLWFVSVTPVLTVYYLVPRELMIINVVLGVLASSYVLKLTYSIGLMRNYVKGIIRALRENDLVRARALTQEIVRRDVWRLNEEHLISAVIESTAESFVDGVASPLLYYALFGLPGALLQRLANTMDSMVGYRGWPYEEVGWFSATVDTILNYIPARLSTVIITIASWLSGLNWRNAFRTALRGARSVPSINSGWPMASFAGALGITLEKPGRYVIRGGDEALGINTLEKALKLFDASVGVLLAVLTLIIFAEYLLIPQHLITGI from the coding sequence ATGAACTATGACTATGCCTTAATTCCCATAGCAACTCTTTTGCTGTCAGTACCCATGGATTTAATCCTTGGGGAACCCCGCGGGCCCTTACTCAGGATACACCCAGTGGTTCTTACGGGAACCCTGGCACGGAGGCTGTTCAAGCCCAGGGGTAGGCTTTACGGTGTGTTCCTGTGGTTCGTATCCGTCACGCCTGTGCTTACTGTGTATTACCTGGTACCCCGTGAGTTGATGATTATAAATGTGGTCCTGGGGGTTTTAGCCTCCTCCTACGTGCTTAAGCTAACCTACTCCATAGGGCTAATGAGGAATTATGTCAAGGGTATAATAAGGGCGCTTAGGGAGAATGACCTGGTAAGGGCTAGGGCATTGACACAGGAAATTGTGAGAAGGGATGTTTGGAGGCTCAATGAGGAGCACTTGATCTCGGCGGTTATTGAGAGCACCGCGGAGTCATTCGTAGACGGTGTCGCATCACCACTACTTTATTATGCGCTTTTCGGACTCCCAGGCGCCCTACTACAGAGGTTGGCCAATACCATGGATTCCATGGTGGGTTACAGGGGATGGCCCTATGAGGAGGTTGGTTGGTTCTCCGCCACCGTGGACACAATACTCAATTACATACCGGCCAGGCTCTCCACAGTCATAATAACCATCGCATCCTGGCTCTCGGGACTAAACTGGAGAAACGCATTTAGGACAGCCCTGAGGGGGGCTCGCTCCGTGCCCAGCATTAATTCTGGCTGGCCCATGGCATCCTTCGCAGGGGCCCTTGGGATCACCCTCGAGAAGCCTGGCAGGTACGTGATTAGGGGTGGTGATGAAGCGTTGGGTATAAATACCCTTGAGAAAGCCCTGAAATTGTTTGATGCCTCCGTGGGGGTCCTACTTGCCGTATTGACCCTCATAATATTTGCTGAATATCTATTAATCCCACAGCATCTAATCACAGGGATTTAA
- the proC gene encoding pyrroline-5-carboxylate reductase — translation MARYAIIGMGKIGTAIAKSLIKSGVDPSEVVGSVKRVESIERVRREVPGVLVTNNNEAIVRDADVIILSVKPYQVSDVLPPLRDVIRPDQLLISVVAGVSTRALESMVNARVVRAMPNIGITIERGVTAVAPGSRSTNEDVKAACGIFSTMGRCLVVEERYMDAITAITGSGPAFIAMIAEALWESGLLLGIPTDVAWELSLGALETSVELLRFKRPWDIIEEVTTPGGVTIRGLKVAETKGLRGLIMEMIEETSRRGQEISREINRRLGITD, via the coding sequence ATTGCCAGGTACGCAATAATAGGCATGGGTAAAATAGGCACTGCAATAGCCAAGAGCCTGATAAAGAGTGGTGTTGACCCCAGCGAAGTGGTGGGTTCGGTTAAAAGGGTCGAGAGTATAGAGAGGGTTCGTAGGGAGGTTCCGGGGGTACTCGTGACCAATAATAACGAGGCCATTGTTAGGGATGCGGACGTAATAATACTCTCGGTGAAGCCTTACCAAGTAAGTGATGTGTTGCCACCCCTTAGGGATGTTATAAGGCCTGATCAATTACTAATATCGGTGGTTGCAGGGGTCTCCACAAGGGCCTTGGAGAGCATGGTTAATGCCAGGGTGGTCAGGGCGATGCCCAACATAGGCATAACCATAGAACGCGGGGTCACGGCGGTGGCGCCAGGCTCCAGGTCCACCAATGAGGATGTTAAGGCTGCCTGCGGCATATTCAGCACCATGGGTAGGTGCTTGGTGGTTGAGGAGAGGTACATGGACGCAATAACCGCAATAACGGGTTCCGGGCCCGCCTTCATAGCTATGATAGCCGAGGCCCTGTGGGAATCAGGGCTTTTGTTGGGTATACCCACGGACGTGGCGTGGGAACTATCCCTGGGCGCCCTGGAGACCTCGGTGGAGCTCCTCAGGTTTAAGAGGCCCTGGGATATCATTGAGGAGGTAACGACACCGGGCGGTGTGACCATAAGGGGCCTTAAGGTTGCCGAGACCAAGGGCCTCAGGGGCTTGATAATGGAGATGATAGAGGAAACGAGTAGGAGGGGTCAGGAAATAAGTAGGGAGATTAATAGGAGGCTGGGTATCACTGACTAG
- a CDS encoding uroporphyrinogen-III synthase, producing MLVLILRAEGKIKPLTTIPRGMDIIQLPVLRVSVNQSAVEDFLGKSFNYVVIMSTTALRAMVSTVGVQAVVDALRRSKIIGVGPVTCGEVRSYGLDCKNPSRYSTAGIIDYMRGMRRGSVALLRSLRGSYELASGLGALGFSVTNYGVYDVTPDPVNAGLACELVDAVDVVVFMSPMTYESIRGCAGKLTGKVLVALGETTASRLASDGLKAVMPSRYVLGGVLELLVNLGGHGGSE from the coding sequence ATGTTGGTGTTGATACTCAGGGCTGAGGGTAAGATTAAGCCATTAACCACCATCCCCAGGGGCATGGATATTATACAACTGCCAGTGCTGAGGGTTTCGGTAAACCAGAGCGCCGTTGAGGATTTCCTAGGCAAGTCGTTTAATTACGTGGTCATCATGAGCACCACGGCATTAAGGGCCATGGTGAGCACGGTGGGTGTTCAGGCAGTGGTTGATGCCCTGAGGAGGTCGAAGATAATTGGTGTAGGACCCGTAACCTGTGGGGAGGTTAGGAGTTATGGATTAGACTGCAAAAACCCCAGTAGGTACTCCACGGCCGGCATTATTGATTACATGAGGGGTATGAGAAGGGGCTCGGTAGCCCTCCTAAGATCCCTAAGGGGTAGTTATGAGCTGGCCAGTGGGCTCGGGGCCCTCGGGTTCAGCGTGACCAACTATGGCGTATACGACGTGACCCCAGACCCGGTCAATGCTGGGCTTGCCTGTGAGTTGGTAGATGCCGTGGATGTTGTGGTTTTCATGAGCCCCATGACATACGAATCCATCAGAGGATGCGCAGGGAAGTTGACGGGCAAGGTTTTGGTGGCCCTTGGCGAGACCACAGCCAGTAGGCTCGCCAGCGATGGCCTTAAGGCGGTAATGCCGAGCAGGTACGTTCTTGGGGGCGTCCTGGAATTACTGGTTAACCTGGGGGGCCATGGTGGCAGTGAGTAG
- a CDS encoding trans-sulfuration enzyme family protein translates to MGKGTKAVRGGVRHVDEKVGPVVEPIYQSSLFMYRDPEVKEVPHTIPLKYSREDNPTVYAVETKMAELEGGAAALGFSSGMAAITTVLIALGKPGSRIVMPLDVYGSTLVFMEMFSKYGINITITDPGTESVIKALDKGADFVFVESVSNPLLRVYDIPSIVRAAKDVGAVVIVDNTLATPIGMTPLEHGTDIVIHSATKYLSGHNDAVAGFMVGGDVNLVNTVWDWRRVLGTIMEPQTAFLVDRGLKTLHVRMKAHEENARAVAEFLSEHPKVKRVYYPCLPNHETYEVARKLLRNCGGIVSFEVKGSMEDAMRVYRSVKLIIPSVSFGGVESIITHPGTTTHRHWTPDMKARAGIRDNLLRLSVGLEDVEDVIEDLDRALRSVP, encoded by the coding sequence GTGGGTAAGGGTACCAAGGCCGTCCGCGGTGGTGTTAGGCATGTTGATGAGAAGGTGGGCCCCGTGGTGGAGCCCATTTACCAATCATCCCTATTCATGTACAGGGACCCCGAGGTTAAGGAGGTACCCCACACAATACCCCTCAAGTACTCCAGGGAGGACAACCCCACGGTGTACGCAGTGGAGACGAAGATGGCGGAGCTTGAGGGCGGCGCCGCGGCTTTAGGATTCTCCAGTGGCATGGCTGCGATAACCACCGTGTTAATAGCCCTGGGAAAGCCAGGCTCCAGGATTGTGATGCCCCTGGACGTTTATGGATCCACACTGGTCTTCATGGAAATGTTCAGTAAGTATGGTATTAACATAACCATAACAGACCCAGGCACTGAATCGGTAATTAAGGCTTTGGATAAGGGTGCGGATTTCGTCTTTGTGGAGTCCGTCTCGAACCCTCTCCTGAGGGTTTATGACATACCATCAATAGTGAGGGCGGCCAAGGACGTGGGCGCCGTGGTCATTGTGGATAATACCCTGGCCACGCCCATTGGGATGACACCGCTGGAGCACGGTACTGACATCGTCATTCACAGCGCCACGAAGTACCTCAGTGGTCATAATGATGCCGTGGCCGGCTTCATGGTTGGTGGCGATGTTAACTTGGTGAATACTGTGTGGGATTGGAGGAGGGTTCTTGGGACTATAATGGAGCCGCAAACCGCGTTCTTAGTGGATAGGGGATTGAAGACGCTCCACGTGAGGATGAAGGCCCATGAGGAGAATGCGCGAGCCGTGGCCGAGTTCCTAAGTGAGCACCCGAAGGTCAAACGCGTCTACTACCCATGCCTACCCAATCACGAGACTTACGAGGTAGCCCGCAAACTACTTAGGAATTGCGGTGGTATTGTTAGTTTCGAGGTCAAGGGCTCCATGGAGGACGCCATGAGGGTTTACAGAAGTGTTAAGTTGATAATACCCAGCGTTAGCTTTGGCGGTGTTGAAAGCATAATCACGCACCCAGGCACAACGACGCATAGGCACTGGACCCCCGACATGAAGGCAAGGGCTGGGATAAGGGACAACCTACTAAGGCTTAGTGTGGGCCTTGAGGATGTCGAGGACGTGATAGAAGACCTGGATAGGGCATTGAGGAGTGTACCGTAA